The genomic DNA AATTTAAGGATTGTGGAGATGATTTTGGTATAGGAGATAAGGATCAACAGAAATGGAACCATAACAAATAATACAGCAACTATGTACACCATCATTTCATTCAAAAATGTGTCCCCACCGGCCAGGCTGAGTACTGGGGGgatgtcacagaagaagtggttgATTAAATGAGACCCACAAAAgtgcagagagaaaatctggcatGTCTGCCCTATCTGGGCTGGAATTCCACTGATCCAGGAGCCAACCACCAGCTGGACACACACTTTGTGGTTCATGACTAGAGGATAGTGCAGAGGGTTACAAATGGCTatgtagcggtcataggccatcacggcCAGGAGGAGACACTCTGTGGCTCCCAGCATATGCATAAAGCACATTTGTGTAGCGCAGGCAACTAAAGAAATCGTTCTTCTCTGGGTCCACAGATTCATGAGCATTCTGGGGAGAGTAATTGACACATAGCagatttccaaaaaagaaaaatttcccaggaaaaagtacatgggggtgtggagagtGGGGTCTAGTTTTGTTACTAGGAGTATGATGCCATTGCTCACCAAGATAATGATGTACATGACTAAAAACAAGCCAAACAGAAATGACTGGAGAAGGAAAACATCCGCAAAGCCCAAAAGAACAAAT from Manis pentadactyla isolate mManPen7 chromosome 9, mManPen7.hap1, whole genome shotgun sequence includes the following:
- the LOC118908074 gene encoding olfactory receptor 10AG1-like, which produces MLNFPFPQMKHQEKPAEENVTELMGFVLLGFADVFLLQSFLFGLFLVMYIIILVSNGIILLVTKLDPTLHTPMYFFLGNFSFLEICYVSITLPRMLMNLWTQRRTISLVACATQMCFMHMLGATECLLLAVMAYDRYIAICNPLHYPLVMNHKVCVQLVVGSWISGIPAQIGQTCQIFSLHFCGSHLINHFFCDIPPVLSLAGGDTFLNEMMVYIVAVLFVMVPFLLILISYTKIISTILKLPSATSRAKAFSTCSSHLMVVALFYGSATITYLQPKTSHSARTGKVLSLFYTIVTPMFNPMIYSLRNKDVTMALRKLLQK